One Oryza glaberrima chromosome 10, OglaRS2, whole genome shotgun sequence DNA segment encodes these proteins:
- the LOC127786372 gene encoding alpha-1,3-arabinosyltransferase XAT3-like: MKTRSSGRGGGEPRRRLRNAAVMALMLSSLVALSLVRARFSPIASDGGEALKLKADESKLVVTTNHAVVNTESGDSSSSAAAEEEVAAPAKPAAGGGGGGGGARPVCYETSRRSDTCEAAGDVRVVGGSQTVYADTLDREWKTKPYCRKHDAFALSHVKEWTLRPLPSGDGDGAAAAPRCTTNSTATAFVLSTGGFTGNPFHDYTDVLIPAFITAHRFGGEVQFLVSSYKSWWMNKYIQIFQQMSRYDVVDVDADGGEVRCYRSAVVGPEFHRELGVDPTKTPSGYSVLDFRKMLRGAFGLDRATATPSGDRWDIRRRPRLLIISRRAARGRAFMNERAMADMAASLGFDVRVGEPDASTDTSKFARLVNSCDVMVGVHGAGLTNMVFLPAGAVLVQVVPYGKLEWLARNTFAEPSSAMEIHYLEYAVQLDETTLSEQYPADHPVLRDPMAIHKQGWEALKTTYLDKQNVRPHLGRLKNTFLQALKLLPHDKETMN, encoded by the exons ATGAAGAcgaggagctcggggaggggaggaggggagccgaggaggaggctgaGGAATGCGGCTGTCATGGCGCTCATGCTCTCCTCCCTCGTCGCTCTCTCCCTCGTCCGCGCCAGGTTCTCCCCCATCG CTAGTGATGGAGGCGAGGCCCTCAAGCTCAAGGCCGACGAATCCAAGCTCGTCGTCACCACCAATCACGCCGTCGTCAACACCGAATCCGGCgactcctcctcgtcggctgcTG cggaggaggaggtcgccgctcCGGCgaagcccgccgccggcggcggcggcggcggcggcggggccaggCCGGTGTGCTACGAGACGAGCCGCCGCTCCGACACCTgcgaggccgccggcgacgtgcgcGTGGTGGGCGGCAGCCAGACCGTCTACGCCGACACGCTTGACCGCGAGTGGAAGACGAAGCCCTACTGCCGTAAGCACGACGCATTCGCGCTGTCCCATGTCAAGGAGTGGACGCTCAGGCCGCTcccctccggcgacggcgatggcgcggcggcggcgccgaggtgcaCGACGAACAGCACGGCCACGGCGTTCGTGCTGTCGACCGGCGGGTTCACGGGGAACCCGTTCCACGACTACACCGACGTGCTCATCCCGGCGTTCATCACCGCGCACCGGTTCGGCGGCGAGGTGCAGTTCCTGGTGAGCAGCTACAAGTCGTGGTGGATGAACAAGTACATCCAGATCTTCCAGCAGATGAGCCGGTACGATGTGGTGGACGTCGACGCcgatggcggcgaggtgagGTGCTACCGGAGCGCGGTGGTCGGGCCGGAGTTCCACAGGGAGCTCGGCGTCGACCCGACCAAGACGCCGTCGGGGTACTCGGTGCTCGACTTCCGCAAGATGCTCCGCGGCGCGTTCGGGCTGGACCGCGCCACGGCGACGCCGAGCGGTGACCGGTGGGATatccgccgccgaccccgcctCTTGATCAtctcccgccgcgccgcccgtggCCGCGCGTTCATGAACGAGCGCGCCATGGCGGACATGGCGGCGAGCCTGGGCTTCGACGTGCGTGTCGGGGAGCCCGACGCGTCCACGGACACCTCCAAGTTCGCCCGCCTTGTGAACTCCTGCGACGTCATGGTGGGCGTGCACGGCGCCGGCCTGACCAACATGGTGTTCCTACCCGCTGGTGCTGTGCTGGTGCAGGTGGTGCCGTACGGCAAGCTGGAGTGGCTGGCCCGGAACACCTTCGCCGAGCCATCGTCCGCCATGGAGATCCACTACCTTGAGTACGCCGTGCAGCTTGATGAGACGACGCTGAGCGAGCAGTACCCCGCTGATCACCCGGTGCTGCGAGACCCAATGGCCATCCACAAGCAAGGCTGGGAAGCTCTCAAGACCACCTACCTCGACAAGCAGAATGTCCGGCCGCATCTCGGCCGCCTCAAGAACACCTTCCTCCAGGCCCTCAAGCTGTTGCCCCATGACAAGGAAACCATGAATTAG